The nucleotide sequence GAACGTCTGCGCGACATCATTCTCAACGGCGGTTCCACCGACGATATCCGCAAGCAGGCGATCGACGAGGGCATGCTGTCCCTCCGCGAATCGGCTCTCCGCAAGGCTCTGCTGGGCACCACCTCGATCGAGGAAGTCGTCCGCGTCACGATGGGCGAGCACTGACCGTCCGCATTTTCTATCTTTGATTCTATAGCAAAGAAGTCCTCTCATATAGGAGCATCAGGGAATGTTCGTCCTCAACGATCTTCTGAATCTGGTCATAGAAAACGAGGCCTCGGATCTTCATATCACGGTAGGCACGCCGCCCGTCATCCGAGTCGACGGCGAGCTCGTTCCCACCGACCTGGACGTGCTGACCCCTATGGACACGAGGTCGCTCATCTACAACATGCTGACGGCCGAGCAGCAGAAGGAGTTCGAGGAGAAACTCGAACTCGACCTTTCCTACTCGGTTCACGGGTTCGGCCGGTTCCGCGTCAACGTCTACAAGCAGCGCGGCTGCATCGGGGCGGCGTTCCGCGTCATTCCCACCAAGATTCCGACCATTGAGGAGCTGCGTCTTCCGGCGAAGATCCGCGAGTTCACCAAGCTCCATAAAGGGCTTGTTCTGTTCACGGGCCCTACCGGCTCGGGCAAATCGACGTCGCTCGCCTCCCTGATCAACATCATCAACGAAGAGCAGCGGTGCCACATCATCACGGTCGAAGATCCGATCGAGTATCTGCATTACCACAAGCGGTCGGTCGTCAACCAGCGCGAGCTGGGCATCGACACTCACTCGTTCGGCGAAGCGCTGCGGCACATCCTTCGCGAAGATCCTGACGTCATTCTCGTCGGCGAAATGCGCGATCTCGAAACCGTGAGCACGGCGCTGACGATGGCCGAAACGGGCCACCTCGTCTTCGGCACCCTGCACACCACCGATGCGGCCCAGACCATCAACCGCATCATCGACATCTTCCCGCCGCACCAACAGCCGCAGATCCGCTCGCAGCTGTCGTTCACGCTGCGCGCCGTCGTCGCCCAGCAGCTGCTTCCGATCGCCAGCGGCAAGGGGCGCGTGGTCTGCTGCGAGGTCCTGACAGGCAACCCGGCCGTCGCGAACTGCATCCGCGAACAGAAGATATCGGGGCTGTACACAATCATGCAGACGAGTCAGAACGAAGGGATGATCACCTTCGAGCAATCCCTGCGCGACCTGTACATGCGCGGAGACATCACGCTCGAAGAAGCGATGATCCACACCATGCATCCGAAGGAACTCGAGCGCATGCTGAAGGGATGATCTCCGCTTCTGCCGCGTGTTTATGACGTACCTTGACATCCAGGCGTTCCATTTGTACGCTTAGGTTGGATGAAGTAGAAAAAGAAAGGAGGTGAAAACTATGATGAAGCGACGCGGTTTCACCCTGATTGAACTTATGATCGTTATTGCCATTATCGGTATTCTGGCGGCTATCGCTATCCCGAACTTCCGGAAAGCCCGCGAACAGGCTCGCGAAAAGGCGTGTTACGCGAATATGCGCGTTCTCCTGGGTGCCATCGAAATGTACAACATGGATACCCCGAATATGGAAACGGGCATGTCCGACACCATTATCAACAAGCTTTCCAGCGCGAACTACCTGAAGGGCGGCATCAGCAAGCCCGAGGCTGGTTGCAGCTACGGCGCGTCCGGCGATCTCACCGGCGCAGGCAAGATCAAGTGCAACGTTCACGGCCAGATCGAAGCCAAATGATCCTGTTCGACAAAAAAGGGCGAAAGAAATTTCGCCCTTTTTTTCATGTCGATTTTCCCTCACCGCCCTTTCAAACACGGCGTCCTCTGTGCTAGCCTTTGCACATGCCGGAAATCACCCATGCTGCTCCAGACCTGCTGTTCCCCTTCCTCACGTTTTTCTTTGCGCTGTTCGGCAGCCTGCTCGGCAGCTTCAGCAACGTAGTTATCCTGCGGATGGCCGAAGGGCGGTCGGTCGTGTTTCCACCGTCGTCCTGCCCCCATTGCAAACATCAACTGTCGCCCCTCGATCTCATTCCCGTGTTCGGCTGGCTGCTGCTGCTCGGGAAATGCCGGTACTGCAAAGCGCCGATTTCGTGGCAGTATCCGCTGGTCGAAGCTTCCGCGGCAGCCATCGTTGGAAGCACGTTTGCGGCAAACGGCCTGAACGCCGCGTTTGTCGTGGGCGCTGCATGGTCGATGATCTGGTTCATCGTATCGATCCTGCATCTGCGGCGGGAATGCACCGCACCGGCCCCCTTTCTCTGGCCACTTGCGTACCGACTCGCCCTCGGATACGCCGTTGCTCCCATTCAGCCCCTTGTCTGGGCAGCGGCACTCGGCGGCGGTGCCGTCATGGGGGCCATCATGCGATACCGGCATCCGGCGTCGTCGGCAGTGGCCTGGTTCGGAATAACCGTCGTGAATCTTCTCTCCACGCAGAAGCTCGGAATGGGCTACCTGGCCGCGTTGCCAATCATACTAGTTCTCGCCGCCAGATCCGACGAATCCGCCGTCAGACAGTCGACATACGCGATGTTCGTGTGGAACGTCGCAGGCATCGCCGCCTGCGCATGGTCCGGAAATCCGGGCTGGTGATCAGACCGATATACTCTTGGCTATATATTCCGTCTCGCGCGGTGCGAGATTCTTCTTCAGCCGGCGCATGACATCGCGTCCCCGTTCTCCGGATCGGACAAGGCAGACGAGGGCCGCCTCGCGCACTTCGGTGTCCCGTTCCGAAGCGAGCACCCGCTCCCATGCGCTCGTGCCGCGGTCACCGATGCTGATGTAAACGGCTTCCACGGCACATTTACGCACATAGGGGTCTGGATCATCGAGCCCCCGGAGGATGATCTGGCCGATCCCGTCGCAGCGACACTCACCCAGCCGCAGCAATGCCAAACCTCTGATCCGCGGGTCCCCGTCCTGCACGGCCTGGAACAGCATGTCGGGTTCGCCGATCGCCTGGGGTGATCCGATGCGGACGAGAATGCGGAAAAACGTCTCGTTGTCGGGGCGGGCCGCGCGTGCGATCCGCCGCTTCAGACCTTCCTCCTGTGCGATGAGACACTCTTGGATGAACTCGATCTCGCCGGGAACGGCAGCGATCGACTCGAGCAGCCAACTGGGCCAGTCGCTTGGCTGGAGCGTCGCGAACAGGTCTCTAATGAGCGTACGAGCATCCGGGGAAAACCGGCCGGTCCGGGTCGCATGCTCGACCGCTTTTATGACGGCCTGTTCGATGTCGCTCTTCATGTCGGCTCTTCCGTATTTCGGGACTCGTCTGTTACAATCAACCCTGCGATTTTACCATGAGCCCGGCCCGGGCGCATGAGGCAGCCTCCGTATTCATCGAGACGGCCGCTTGCTGGAAACGTCCGTCGTCGCGGAAAGGGATTGCACGACATCGCGGATAGCCGACGCGATGCAGGCATGGAGAGGACTGAAACGATGTCGAACAGCTTTGGAACGCTTTTTCGGGTGACCACCTGGGGAGAATCACACGGCCCTGCCCTCGGAGCCGTTATCGACGGCTGTCCGGCCGGCATGCCGCTTGATCCGTCGGATCTTCGCGCCCAACTGGAACGGGATGTGCCCGATCGCGAACTCGGAACACCCCGCGGAGAAAGCAACCGTTTCGAGATCCTGTCGGGTGTGTTCGAGGGAAAAACACTCGGCACGCCGATCTCGATCATCATCCGGAACGACGACGCCCGTCCGCTCTCCTACGAAGCCGGCCGGGACACCCTCCGGCCCGGCCACGCCGACTTCACGTGGCTGTGCCGATTCGGTCACACCGACTACCGCGGCGGCTCCCGTTCGTCGGGCCGCGAGTGCATCGCTCGCCTGGCGGCCGGCGCGGTGGCGCGGAAGCTGATCGGCAGCGTGGGCGTCGGATTTTCCGGCTCGATCACGGAACTTGCCGGAGAGCCCGTGACCGACGATGCAAGCCTTTCCCGGGCCCGAGCCAGGGCCCTCGCCCTCGGCGAGCAGGGAGAAAGCACCGGCGGCGTCATCGAAATACGCATCCGGGGCGTTCCCGCCGGCATCGGCCGGCCGGTTTTCGGGAAACTACAGGCCGACCTCGCCCGGGCCTTTCTCTCGATCGGCGGCGTCAAGGGGCTCGAGACGGGCCGCGGCTTCGAGGCCGCCGGCATCACGGGCAGCGAGCACAACGACCCGTTCTTCTTCGACGACAACGGGCATATATATATCGATGGAAATAATTGCGGAGGGATTCTCGGTGGTGTCACGACCGGAACCGAGATCGTCTTCCGGCTCGCCGTCAAGCCAACGCCGACGGTCCAGAAACCTCAGAAGACCGTGAACGTCGCGAGGCACGAAGCAGTGACCATGTCCTATCAGGGCAGGTTCGACAGGAATTTCACACCGCGGGTGATCCCGATCGCCGAAGCGATGGCGTCCTGCGTCCTGGCCGATCATTTCCTTATGTCGGGGGTGCTGCACCCGTGCCGTTTCGATCAGACGACAACGAGCAAAACATCCGGCGGGAACGAGTCCTGTTGATTCCTGCGCACCAAAAGCCAATGTTGCGTTTCCGTTCCTGCCGAGCCGCCTGTCGAAGCACGAAAAGTTCTCACCCTCTTCGGCAGGCTCTGAAAAGACTTCGACAAGCTCAGAGCGAACGGCTGATTTTCATTCTGCAGGAGTCAATCCCAGGAAGCGACACGCATCAGGCCGCTTTGGTATTGTGGCGGATATAATATTCCGCTTCACGGGCGAGATCGGTTTCCGGGGCCAGTTCCGACACGCGGCGGAACCGTTCGAGGCTCGTCGGCATCCCGAGCTCGCGCTCCAACTGACCGAGCCTGAAAAGATCCGTCGGAAGCGGGGCGCCGCAGGCCAGCAGTCTGCTCAGCATCTCGAACTCCCCCTTCGTGTCGCCCAGGGCGCGCAGGACGGCGGCCGCCCCATGCAGGCCCGGCTCGAACGTCTCGATGACCATGAGCGTCTTGCGGTATTCCTCGAGGGCCGATTTCAGGCGGCCCCGTTCGAAGAGGATGTCACCCAGCAAGCGATGTCCCTCGAGATGGCCGGGATGATGCTTGAACATAGTTTCCAAGACGCTCGCCGCCTCGACATACCGACGCTCTTCCTTCAGAATCTCCGCAAGTTCCATCGCATACGAGGCGCGCTCCGGATGCCGGCGGGTAAGGCGGCAGTAGATGTCGCGCGCGGCATCGGCTTCACCGACCTGGCGATACAGCCGGCACATTTCCTCGAGAAGCTCAATGTTGTCGGGCTGGAGTTCGGAAAGGCGCTCCATCATGACCAGCGCCCGGTCAACATCGCCGAGCCGATGATGACAGCGTGCAAGAAGGAGCAGAACCGAGGGATGTTCAGGCAGGCCCCTCAGGGCGGATGTCAGTGAAACGGCGGCCAGCGCGTATTTTCCCTGGCGAAAGAGGCACTGGCCGAGATTGAAATGAGCGTCATGCGCGCTGGGATTCCGCGTCACGATCTGGCGGAACTGCTCCATCGCCTCGTTGAGACGGTCGCGGCGCATGTGAATGACGGCGAGGCCGAACCTGGCCGCTTCGAGATCGGGAGCGGCCTCGATCGCCTTTTCATACTGAGCGGCAGCACCGGCGAAATCCCCGTGACGGCGGAGCAGTTCGCCAAGAGCGAGGCGGATGTCGGCACGGTCGGGAGCGGCATTTGCCGCACGCATCATGAACGTGACCTGCTGCTCCTGGTTTCCCATGAGTTCATGGAGTTTGGCCAGGGCCAGAAAAACGGAGTGAGACTGAGGCTGAAGCTCCTGGGCACGTTCAAGCGCAAACCGCGCCTCGTCGTGATTTCCAAGGCGGGCGAGGCAGAGGCCGAGTTCGATCAGGGCGGCAATCTGTGACGCATCCTGGGCAAGAAGACGACGATATGTCCGGACGGCCTCGTTCAGGGCTCCCTGGCGAACATACAGGCGGCCGAGCTTCTGCAGCAGCCCCAGGTCTCCAGGCACGGCACGGCACTGCTCCTCCATCGAGGCGAGCAGTTCAGGCAAAGCCTTCGGCCGTTCGAGCATGGCACCTCCTCCACACACACGCCATCCGGACGTATTCCGGAACCTGGCGCACCGTGCGCGGGCATTTCGGGAGTCTCAGGTCCTGGGGGATGCGATATCCCGCACGAGCCCCGACTTGTCCGAATCACGGAAAAAAGCGGATCCCATAACCAATACATCGGCACCGGCGTCGATAATCTTTCGCGCTGATTTTCGGTCGACCCCTCCGTCGACCTCGATGAGGGTCTTCGCACCCCGCTCGTCGATGAGCCTGCGGAGCTTCGCGATTTTTTCGATGACCGGTTCGATCATCGCCTGGCCACCGAATCCCGGATTCACCGTCATGATCAGCACCTGATCGCAGACATCCAGCAGATACTCGAGCCCATCGATCGGCGTCTGCGGATTCAGGGAGATTCCAGACGCAGCGCCCAGCTCGCGAATCTGGGCGAGATACCGCTGAGAATGATGGCACGCCTCGAGATGGAACGTGATGCGGTCTGCGCCGGCCTGGCGATAGGCAGCCAGCCACTGGTGTGGGGCTTCGATCATCAGGTGCACGTCGAACGGGAGGCTTGAATGAGGGCGCAGGGCGGAAATCACCGGAGGACCGAACGTGAGATTCGGCACGAAATGGCCATCCATCACGTCGAGGTGCACCCAGTGGGCCCCCGATGCCTCAATGGCGGCAAGACCCTCGTGCAGACGGGAAAAATCGGCAGAAAGAACGGAAGGAGCGACTAAAATCTTGCGATTCATGCGCCGCTCACCAGAAAATCAGCAGGCTGACGAAGAGGGCGAGAAGAAAGCTGCCAATCCCGATCGCGGCATAGGGGTGCCGGATCCACGGCTGTTCCTCTACACCCTGCCAGATTTTTCCGGCCGAACGGCCCTGCGCTTTGTCGCGGCCGCCCTGAAGGAGACGCAGAACGGGTTTTGCCGCGGCCGCCATATCGCCCTGCAACTGCATTTCCTCGGCAGGACAAAGGGCCGAAGCGGGGGTTTCGACAGCATCGGAAGCCACGGCGAGAGCGGCAGTTCCGGCACAGCGGCCGACACGACCGGTCATCGATACCCCTCCAGGAATTGCCTTGAGCGGCACGGACGATACCCCTTCGTCCGCCGCCCGGCCGGCCGATGCACCGACGAAGGACACGGCTGCGCTCGCCGTCGCTGCAACGGACTGCCGGCCCTGCCCCGATGTTCCGGCCGCCATCGCTCCCGACCCGGCAGCTGCCGCAGTCACGGTGGCGGAAGCCCTCCGACCATTTATAGCATCAACTATTTCAGACGCCGTTGAAAGTTTGCGTCGCTTCATCTCGCGTTCGACACGTTCGGCATCACCGGATACGTGCATCAGGTCGGACAGACCTACGAGAAAGGCCGCGTGATCGACAAACCGGTTCCTGACAGTGCGGGTCAGGGTCTTCTCGACGAACTCGGCGACCATCTCGATCTGTTCCGGCGTCAGCTGGGAATGGCGGATCCGAAGAGCCTGGCGCAACTTGTCATCCCAGACTTCGTTGATCCCGCCACGTTTTCGCATCGGCGACTCCCCGGCGATCAGCTCGTATAGGGTCGTTCCGAGAAAGTAGAGATCCGACTGGATCCCGGCCGCCTCGTCCGCGCCCACGCCGACCAGTCGCAGGCGTGGCAGGGAGAAGGAAAGGACCTTGATGAGTCCAGTGTTGGTGCGGATGATGTTCGACAGTTTGATCGAGCGAACGGCAACCCGCTGGTCGCATGCATGCTGCAGAAGAACGGCGAGCTGCTGGACGGCGCGACAGGCATCGAAAAACGACAGGGGTTTCTCGGCGTGAATGCACTCGCGCAGGTCCGTTCCCTCGGTGAACTCGGTCACGGCGAAGGGGCGGCCCTCGTACAGATCGAAGTCGAGCACCGGGACGATCGACGGATGAGAGATGCCGGCGACGAGGCGCACTTCATCGCTGAACGCCTTCACCCGCTCCTGGTTTTCCGCCATTTCTCCGCGCATAAGTTTCACCGCCACGGGCATGCCCGTCTCGACCTCGAGAGCGGAGTAGACCTCGTACATGAGGCTTTCGGCAAGCGACTGACAAATTTCGTATTTTCCGTTTATGGTTTTTCCAATCATCTCTCTGTCTGCCTCCACGGGTCTGCTGGCTTCACATCGGGAAAACGGCTACTGAACGGGACGGTCCTCGATCGGCACATCGTTGATATAGATCTGGACCTTGCTCCCCGGAATACGGGGCACCTCCACCCTGATCTGGTCGAGGGGTTTGTGCGTGCCGGCGTAGACCTGGCGACGGCCCTGGGGCGATACCTGGAAGAATTTCACTTCCTTGGGCATGAAGCCGTCGGGCATGGCGAACATCACGGTTGCATTGTCTGCGGAGGGCGCTGCCGGTTTTTCGCTTTCAGGCCGGTCCGCAGAAGCCGGCGGCAGGGCCTCGGGCGGCACTTCCGGTTCGGGTTCGTCGGCCATGATGATGCGGGGCGGCGGCGGGGCATCCGGTGCCTTGGACGGTTTCGCTGCAGCAGCGGCGGGCTTGCCGGCCGGTTTCGCGGCCACAGGCTGCGCGGGAGCCGGTGCGAGGGAAGGAACGACGTCTGTGAGTTCGAACCGCTTGAACTCTTCCGGCGAGGATGTCTCGGGATCCGCGCCGTTCGAGACCAGCAAGTCAACGGCCATTCCCTCGGTCACCCCTTCATACGGAACCGGTTTGGTAGCGATGACCTGAAGCTTGGGC is from Candidatus Ozemobacteraceae bacterium and encodes:
- a CDS encoding type IV pilus twitching motility protein PilT: MFVLNDLLNLVIENEASDLHITVGTPPVIRVDGELVPTDLDVLTPMDTRSLIYNMLTAEQQKEFEEKLELDLSYSVHGFGRFRVNVYKQRGCIGAAFRVIPTKIPTIEELRLPAKIREFTKLHKGLVLFTGPTGSGKSTSLASLINIINEEQRCHIITVEDPIEYLHYHKRSVVNQRELGIDTHSFGEALRHILREDPDVILVGEMRDLETVSTALTMAETGHLVFGTLHTTDAAQTINRIIDIFPPHQQPQIRSQLSFTLRAVVAQQLLPIASGKGRVVCCEVLTGNPAVANCIREQKISGLYTIMQTSQNEGMITFEQSLRDLYMRGDITLEEAMIHTMHPKELERMLKG
- a CDS encoding prepilin-type N-terminal cleavage/methylation domain-containing protein, which gives rise to MMKRRGFTLIELMIVIAIIGILAAIAIPNFRKAREQAREKACYANMRVLLGAIEMYNMDTPNMETGMSDTIINKLSSANYLKGGISKPEAGCSYGASGDLTGAGKIKCNVHGQIEAK
- a CDS encoding prepilin peptidase, whose product is MPEITHAAPDLLFPFLTFFFALFGSLLGSFSNVVILRMAEGRSVVFPPSSCPHCKHQLSPLDLIPVFGWLLLLGKCRYCKAPISWQYPLVEASAAAIVGSTFAANGLNAAFVVGAAWSMIWFIVSILHLRRECTAPAPFLWPLAYRLALGYAVAPIQPLVWAAALGGGAVMGAIMRYRHPASSAVAWFGITVVNLLSTQKLGMGYLAALPIILVLAARSDESAVRQSTYAMFVWNVAGIAACAWSGNPGW
- a CDS encoding HEAT repeat domain-containing protein, whose protein sequence is MKSDIEQAVIKAVEHATRTGRFSPDARTLIRDLFATLQPSDWPSWLLESIAAVPGEIEFIQECLIAQEEGLKRRIARAARPDNETFFRILVRIGSPQAIGEPDMLFQAVQDGDPRIRGLALLRLGECRCDGIGQIILRGLDDPDPYVRKCAVEAVYISIGDRGTSAWERVLASERDTEVREAALVCLVRSGERGRDVMRRLKKNLAPRETEYIAKSISV
- the aroC gene encoding chorismate synthase, coding for MSNSFGTLFRVTTWGESHGPALGAVIDGCPAGMPLDPSDLRAQLERDVPDRELGTPRGESNRFEILSGVFEGKTLGTPISIIIRNDDARPLSYEAGRDTLRPGHADFTWLCRFGHTDYRGGSRSSGRECIARLAAGAVARKLIGSVGVGFSGSITELAGEPVTDDASLSRARARALALGEQGESTGGVIEIRIRGVPAGIGRPVFGKLQADLARAFLSIGGVKGLETGRGFEAAGITGSEHNDPFFFDDNGHIYIDGNNCGGILGGVTTGTEIVFRLAVKPTPTVQKPQKTVNVARHEAVTMSYQGRFDRNFTPRVIPIAEAMASCVLADHFLMSGVLHPCRFDQTTTSKTSGGNESC
- a CDS encoding tetratricopeptide repeat protein — translated: MLERPKALPELLASMEEQCRAVPGDLGLLQKLGRLYVRQGALNEAVRTYRRLLAQDASQIAALIELGLCLARLGNHDEARFALERAQELQPQSHSVFLALAKLHELMGNQEQQVTFMMRAANAAPDRADIRLALGELLRRHGDFAGAAAQYEKAIEAAPDLEAARFGLAVIHMRRDRLNEAMEQFRQIVTRNPSAHDAHFNLGQCLFRQGKYALAAVSLTSALRGLPEHPSVLLLLARCHHRLGDVDRALVMMERLSELQPDNIELLEEMCRLYRQVGEADAARDIYCRLTRRHPERASYAMELAEILKEERRYVEAASVLETMFKHHPGHLEGHRLLGDILFERGRLKSALEEYRKTLMVIETFEPGLHGAAAVLRALGDTKGEFEMLSRLLACGAPLPTDLFRLGQLERELGMPTSLERFRRVSELAPETDLAREAEYYIRHNTKAA
- the rpe gene encoding ribulose-phosphate 3-epimerase gives rise to the protein MNRKILVAPSVLSADFSRLHEGLAAIEASGAHWVHLDVMDGHFVPNLTFGPPVISALRPHSSLPFDVHLMIEAPHQWLAAYRQAGADRITFHLEACHHSQRYLAQIRELGAASGISLNPQTPIDGLEYLLDVCDQVLIMTVNPGFGGQAMIEPVIEKIAKLRRLIDERGAKTLIEVDGGVDRKSARKIIDAGADVLVMGSAFFRDSDKSGLVRDIASPRT
- a CDS encoding protein kinase — protein: MIGKTINGKYEICQSLAESLMYEVYSALEVETGMPVAVKLMRGEMAENQERVKAFSDEVRLVAGISHPSIVPVLDFDLYEGRPFAVTEFTEGTDLRECIHAEKPLSFFDACRAVQQLAVLLQHACDQRVAVRSIKLSNIIRTNTGLIKVLSFSLPRLRLVGVGADEAAGIQSDLYFLGTTLYELIAGESPMRKRGGINEVWDDKLRQALRIRHSQLTPEQIEMVAEFVEKTLTRTVRNRFVDHAAFLVGLSDLMHVSGDAERVEREMKRRKLSTASEIVDAINGRRASATVTAAAAGSGAMAAGTSGQGRQSVAATASAAVSFVGASAGRAADEGVSSVPLKAIPGGVSMTGRVGRCAGTAALAVASDAVETPASALCPAEEMQLQGDMAAAAKPVLRLLQGGRDKAQGRSAGKIWQGVEEQPWIRHPYAAIGIGSFLLALFVSLLIFW